Proteins co-encoded in one Arthrobacter alpinus genomic window:
- a CDS encoding carbohydrate ABC transporter permease, which produces MSLLIEKPEAGTPATRRRRSSVNIPLTLLAAVLSLTVLIPLYFTIVTALKSSDQLGGNGLALPTSIHLENFSNAWKLTNFPNALLISGIVTVAAVILTILTNSLVAYAIARNMHRPFFKALYYFFIAALFVPFPIIMLPVTKEMAVLGLDNPVGLFLLYTVYGLSFNVLVYTAFIKSIPAELEEASVMDGASTWTTFWKVIFPILTPINATVGILTCLWAWNDFLLPLVILSDPTTRTLPLVQYVFQGQFNTDYTTAFASYLMAMAPLLLIYIFAQRWVISGVMRGSIK; this is translated from the coding sequence ATGAGTCTGCTTATCGAAAAGCCGGAGGCCGGCACCCCAGCCACGCGCCGCCGTCGTTCCTCAGTGAACATTCCACTGACGCTCCTGGCCGCCGTGCTGTCCCTGACGGTGCTGATCCCGTTGTACTTCACCATTGTCACAGCCTTGAAATCCTCCGATCAACTGGGCGGCAACGGGCTGGCGTTGCCCACCAGCATCCATCTGGAGAACTTTTCCAACGCCTGGAAGCTGACCAATTTCCCCAACGCGCTGCTGATTTCAGGCATCGTGACGGTCGCGGCGGTCATCCTGACAATCCTGACCAACTCGTTAGTGGCCTATGCCATTGCCCGCAACATGCACCGACCGTTTTTCAAGGCGCTGTATTACTTCTTCATCGCAGCGCTGTTTGTGCCGTTCCCCATCATCATGCTGCCGGTGACGAAGGAGATGGCGGTGTTGGGGCTGGATAATCCGGTGGGACTGTTCCTGCTGTACACGGTGTATGGGCTTAGCTTCAATGTTCTTGTCTACACGGCGTTCATCAAATCCATCCCCGCCGAGCTTGAAGAGGCCTCGGTCATGGACGGCGCCAGCACCTGGACCACGTTTTGGAAGGTCATCTTCCCCATCCTGACCCCCATCAACGCTACCGTTGGCATCCTGACTTGTTTGTGGGCGTGGAATGATTTCCTGCTGCCGCTGGTGATCCTTTCGGACCCCACTACCCGCACCCTCCCCCTGGTGCAGTACGTCTTCCAGGGACAATTCAATACCGATTACACAACGGCCTTTGCCTCGTACCTGATGGCCATGGCACCGCTGCTGTTGATTTACATTTTCGCCCAACGCTGGGTCATTTCCGGCGTCATGAGAGGATCCATCAAATAA
- the mgrA gene encoding L-glyceraldehyde 3-phosphate reductase, producing the protein MTFHAAENRYETMPYRRVGRSGLKLPAISLGLWHNFGDDKSFEVQRDILRRAFDLGVTHFDLANNYGPPAGSAETNFGRHFKDDFAAHRNELIISTKAGYAMWPGPYGEWGSRKSLLGSLDSSLTRMGLDYVDIFYSHRPDPDTPMEETMGALDHAVRSGKALYAGISSYTPAQTLEAARILKEMGTPLLIHQPSYSMLNRWTEDGEPNLYETLDAVGAGSIAFSPLAQGVLTDRYLKGVPADSRAAKEHFLSENDLTEEKMARVRGLNDIAAAREQSLAQMAIAWILRDQIKGTPVTSALVGASSVTQLENNVAAINNLEFSDGELSAIDEFAVESDINRWKPK; encoded by the coding sequence ATGACCTTTCACGCCGCGGAGAACCGCTATGAAACCATGCCCTACCGACGAGTCGGCCGTAGCGGCCTGAAGCTGCCTGCCATCTCGCTGGGTTTGTGGCACAACTTTGGGGACGACAAGTCTTTCGAGGTGCAGCGCGACATTCTGCGTCGCGCCTTCGACCTGGGCGTGACGCACTTTGATCTGGCCAACAACTACGGCCCGCCCGCTGGAAGTGCGGAGACCAACTTTGGCCGCCACTTCAAAGACGACTTTGCCGCGCACCGCAACGAACTGATCATTTCCACCAAGGCCGGCTACGCCATGTGGCCTGGCCCGTACGGCGAATGGGGCTCACGCAAGAGCTTGCTAGGCAGCTTGGACAGCTCGCTGACACGCATGGGCCTGGATTATGTGGATATCTTCTACAGCCACCGCCCCGACCCGGACACCCCCATGGAAGAAACCATGGGGGCGCTGGATCACGCGGTCCGCTCCGGAAAGGCGCTGTACGCGGGCATTTCCTCTTACACGCCGGCCCAGACGCTGGAAGCTGCCCGGATCCTGAAGGAAATGGGCACCCCGCTACTTATCCACCAGCCTTCCTACTCCATGCTCAACCGCTGGACCGAGGACGGGGAACCGAACCTTTATGAAACGCTCGACGCCGTCGGGGCCGGTTCCATTGCCTTCTCACCTCTTGCCCAGGGTGTGCTGACGGATAGGTACCTCAAGGGTGTGCCGGCGGATTCACGCGCCGCTAAGGAGCACTTCCTGTCAGAGAATGACCTGACGGAAGAAAAAATGGCGCGGGTTCGCGGACTCAACGATATTGCTGCCGCGCGTGAGCAGTCACTGGCGCAGATGGCCATTGCCTGGATCCTGCGCGATCAGATCAAGGGCACCCCTGTGACCTCGGCGCTCGTGGGCGCCTCCAGCGTCACTCAGTTGGAAAATAACGTGGCCGCCATCAACAACCTCGAGTTCAGCGACGGTGAGCTCAGCGCGATTGATGAGTTCGCCGTCGAATCTGACATCAACCGGTGGAAGCCGAAGTAA
- the glgX gene encoding glycogen debranching protein GlgX, protein MEIWPGKNHPLGASVDRDGTNFALFSEDATAVTLCLFDADGAESQLSLTEVDGYVWHGYVPGAGQGQRYGFRVDGPWEPANGLRFNRAKLLLDPYAKGVEGAVEWGQEVFAYQLGEPLLRNDADSAAHSYRGVVVDDAFDWNSADGTPDRGPDIPYHQSVIYEAHVKGLTQLHPDVPEELRGSYAAVAHPAVVAHLKKLGVTAVELMPVHQFVQDERLLEQGLRNYWGYNTIGFFAPHNEYAATADPCDHVREFKTMVKELHRNGLEVILDVVYNHTAEGNHLGPTLSFRGIDNAAYYRLQEENKEQYLDYTGTGNSLNVRSPHSLQLIMDSLRYWVSEMHVDGFRFDLAATLAREFYDVDKLSSFFDMVQQDPIVSRVKLIAEPWDLGPGGYQVGNFPPQWTEWNGKFRDTVRDFWRGEPSTLGEFAARLTGSSDLYGHSGRRPVASINFVTAHDGFTLADLVSYNDKHNEANGEENRDGESHNRSWNHGVEGPTSDPAVLELRARGQRNFLTTLLLSQGVPMLLHGDELGRSQQGNNNGYAQDSALTWIDWEHADSALIDFVSALGALRKAHPVFRRRRFFDGRPVERGDDGALPDIVWLRPDAAAMAPADWDNGFGRSIGVFLNGGGIPDCDTKGQPVVDDCFLMLFNGGDGPVDFTLPAEDYSTRWVVEIHTNGVSASEFSAGAVVGVAAHSVLVLRAPERN, encoded by the coding sequence ATGGAAATTTGGCCGGGTAAAAACCATCCGTTGGGCGCAAGTGTGGATCGGGACGGGACCAACTTTGCCTTGTTCAGCGAAGACGCCACGGCAGTGACGTTGTGTCTCTTTGATGCGGACGGAGCCGAGTCGCAGCTGTCACTGACCGAAGTGGACGGCTATGTGTGGCACGGCTACGTTCCTGGCGCCGGGCAGGGGCAGCGGTACGGGTTCAGAGTTGACGGACCGTGGGAGCCAGCCAATGGCCTCCGGTTCAACAGGGCCAAGTTGCTGCTGGATCCCTACGCGAAAGGGGTCGAGGGTGCCGTGGAGTGGGGGCAGGAAGTCTTTGCCTACCAATTGGGGGAACCGCTACTGCGCAACGATGCGGATTCGGCGGCCCACAGCTACCGGGGAGTGGTGGTGGATGATGCCTTCGATTGGAACAGCGCTGACGGGACGCCTGATCGCGGCCCGGATATCCCGTACCACCAGAGCGTCATTTACGAGGCCCACGTCAAGGGATTGACGCAGTTGCACCCGGACGTCCCAGAGGAGCTGCGTGGCAGTTATGCCGCTGTGGCCCACCCGGCCGTGGTGGCCCACCTCAAAAAGTTGGGCGTGACCGCCGTCGAACTTATGCCCGTGCATCAGTTTGTGCAGGATGAGCGGCTCCTGGAGCAGGGATTGCGCAATTACTGGGGGTACAACACCATTGGCTTTTTCGCCCCGCACAATGAGTACGCCGCCACCGCGGATCCCTGCGATCACGTCCGGGAATTCAAAACCATGGTCAAGGAACTGCACCGCAATGGGCTGGAGGTGATCCTCGATGTTGTCTACAACCACACGGCGGAGGGCAATCATCTGGGCCCCACGTTGTCATTCCGGGGCATTGACAATGCCGCATACTACCGCCTGCAGGAGGAGAACAAGGAACAGTATTTGGACTACACGGGCACAGGAAATTCGCTCAACGTCAGGTCGCCGCACTCCCTCCAGCTCATCATGGACTCGCTGCGCTACTGGGTGAGTGAGATGCATGTGGACGGGTTCCGTTTTGATCTCGCCGCCACGCTGGCCAGGGAATTTTACGACGTCGACAAGCTCTCCTCCTTCTTCGACATGGTGCAGCAGGACCCCATCGTCTCGCGGGTCAAGCTCATTGCCGAGCCGTGGGATTTGGGACCCGGCGGCTATCAGGTGGGCAACTTCCCGCCGCAGTGGACCGAATGGAACGGAAAATTCCGGGACACTGTCCGGGATTTTTGGCGCGGCGAACCCTCAACGCTGGGTGAGTTTGCTGCCCGGCTGACAGGCTCATCGGATCTTTACGGGCATTCCGGGCGGCGCCCCGTGGCCTCGATCAACTTTGTCACGGCCCACGATGGCTTCACGCTGGCGGATCTGGTGAGCTACAACGACAAGCACAATGAGGCCAACGGGGAAGAAAACCGTGATGGTGAATCCCATAACCGCTCCTGGAATCACGGGGTGGAGGGGCCTACCTCTGATCCGGCTGTGCTCGAGCTCCGTGCGCGCGGCCAGCGTAACTTCCTCACCACCCTCCTGCTTTCCCAGGGCGTGCCAATGTTGTTGCACGGCGATGAACTGGGGCGCAGCCAACAGGGCAACAACAACGGCTATGCGCAGGATTCGGCGCTCACGTGGATTGATTGGGAGCATGCCGATTCCGCCCTCATCGACTTTGTCTCCGCGCTGGGAGCCTTGCGAAAAGCGCACCCCGTGTTCCGGCGTCGTAGGTTCTTTGACGGGCGGCCCGTGGAACGCGGGGACGACGGCGCACTGCCGGACATTGTGTGGCTGCGGCCCGACGCGGCGGCCATGGCCCCTGCCGATTGGGACAACGGATTTGGGCGCAGCATTGGGGTTTTCCTTAACGGTGGGGGCATTCCGGACTGTGATACAAAAGGTCAGCCAGTGGTGGATGACTGCTTCCTGATGCTGTTCAACGGCGGCGATGGCCCAGTGGACTTCACGCTCCCGGCCGAGGACTACTCCACGCGGTGGGTGGTAGAAATCCACACCAATGGTGTGAGCGCCAGCGAGTTCTCGGCCGGAGCCGTGGTGGGCGTTGCGGCGCACTCGGTGTTGGTTCTGCGCGCCCCGGAGCGCAACTAG
- a CDS encoding DUF559 domain-containing protein, with the protein MEPSDAFSLTQVPFTYREALASGLTPDQLKNRQHINVSHGIYRPHGWDFDLRDAARVLSAASPGAWISHSTAARLHELILPPWLADSDELHLSKPRQLPQLRRKGIVSHNVTALRGEIESVDGMQLSTRSRTWLDLARVLPLPDLVCMGDQLIRLPRAEFEGRSEPYATVTSLREMASRHRNLQGIVRARDALNLMRVGADSAPETLLRLAIADAGLPEPELQLNLWSRNDGPSADAGYRARRIAMQYDGAHHLDELQQFSDRRRDKAFENAGWAVLIFTQKDLADGFQDAVKRIRKALYQAWRDPKLASGFEGKR; encoded by the coding sequence ATGGAACCCAGCGACGCGTTCTCTCTCACCCAGGTGCCCTTTACATACCGTGAAGCACTCGCCTCGGGTCTGACCCCGGACCAGCTCAAGAACCGCCAGCACATCAACGTTAGCCATGGGATTTACCGGCCGCATGGCTGGGACTTTGACCTCCGGGATGCCGCCCGGGTGCTCTCGGCAGCATCGCCCGGCGCCTGGATATCGCATTCCACGGCCGCGCGGCTTCACGAGCTAATTCTGCCGCCGTGGCTGGCAGATTCAGATGAGCTTCACCTCAGTAAGCCCCGCCAGCTCCCGCAGTTGCGCCGAAAAGGCATCGTCAGCCACAATGTGACAGCGCTGCGCGGCGAGATCGAATCCGTAGACGGGATGCAGCTGAGCACTCGTTCGCGCACCTGGCTCGATCTGGCCCGCGTGCTTCCCTTGCCTGATCTCGTCTGCATGGGAGACCAGCTTATTCGCCTACCCCGAGCCGAATTCGAGGGCCGCAGTGAACCCTACGCGACCGTCACATCCCTGCGCGAGATGGCGAGCCGACACCGCAATCTCCAAGGTATTGTGCGGGCCCGCGACGCCCTGAACCTTATGCGCGTCGGGGCAGATTCTGCTCCCGAAACCCTTTTGCGTCTGGCCATAGCCGACGCCGGACTGCCTGAGCCAGAACTTCAGCTCAACCTTTGGAGCCGAAATGACGGGCCGTCTGCTGATGCCGGCTATCGCGCCCGGCGCATCGCCATGCAGTACGACGGCGCCCATCACCTGGACGAGTTGCAGCAGTTCAGCGATAGGAGACGGGACAAGGCCTTCGAAAATGCTGGCTGGGCTGTGCTGATCTTTACACAGAAGGATCTGGCGGACGGTTTTCAGGACGCGGTGAAGCGCATTCGAAAGGCCCTGTATCAAGCGTGGCGAGATCCTAAGCTGGCATCCGGCTTCGAGGGCAAGCGGTAG
- a CDS encoding NAD(P)H-hydrate dehydratase: MISAHTAAAVRAAEEPLLRDGRGAELMLRASHGLALGVVKILRSRGCGIYGSRVLVLAGSGNNGADALYTGAYLAARGARTTAVLTGARNHPEALAAFRRAGGRCVRLADAPQESAAADGAARADTPEESAVRDCATRESAARGSAAQADAARGSAAQAALWDEAVRADAVLDGLLGTGGRGGLRGAAAEFVARLQALEGSARPAMVACDLPSGVDATTGAVHGPVLRADKTVTFGAHKSGLLAAPGEQFCGAVELIDIGIAGFLGEAAVFRLEPADLGTLLPQPAAAGHKYTRGVVGVVAGSRQYPGAGLLAVSAASACGPGMVRYVGAAAVASAIHGRNPEVVCSEDSPAELRVQAWLVGPGIDGDNEQRERAVAAIASGLPTVVDAGALELVTPSQNNPAGTDLAQQTPAQQTDNAQLILTPHAGELAAMMARAGIRRDRASVEAEPLAAARAAAELFGAVVLLKGATTVVAAPGGRVFTQANGTARLGTAGSGDTLAGILVALLAMAAAEQPLVPHDLARTAALAAALHGELSRTDMDAPLNAGELAGRIPHVWAQLCQIRPQG; the protein is encoded by the coding sequence ATGATCAGCGCCCACACCGCCGCGGCCGTCCGCGCCGCCGAGGAGCCACTGTTGCGCGACGGCCGCGGAGCGGAACTCATGCTCCGGGCATCTCACGGGCTGGCCCTGGGCGTAGTGAAAATCTTGCGTTCACGCGGCTGCGGCATTTACGGCTCGCGGGTACTGGTGCTGGCCGGATCGGGCAACAACGGCGCCGATGCGCTCTACACTGGTGCCTACTTGGCCGCCCGTGGTGCACGCACGACGGCGGTACTCACCGGAGCGCGGAACCATCCGGAGGCGCTGGCTGCTTTTCGTCGCGCAGGTGGGCGCTGCGTGAGACTTGCTGACGCTCCCCAAGAGAGCGCGGCGGCAGACGGTGCTGCCCGGGCTGACACTCCCGAAGAGAGCGCAGTGCGAGACTGTGCGACCCGGGAGAGCGCTGCCCGGGGGAGCGCAGCCCAAGCTGACGCAGCCCGGGGGAGCGCAGCCCAAGCGGCGTTATGGGACGAGGCGGTGCGGGCCGACGCAGTGCTTGACGGGCTCTTGGGTACAGGCGGGCGCGGTGGTTTGCGCGGTGCTGCTGCCGAGTTTGTGGCCCGGCTGCAGGCGCTCGAAGGGAGCGCCCGGCCAGCCATGGTGGCCTGCGATCTGCCCAGTGGTGTGGACGCCACCACGGGAGCGGTCCACGGGCCGGTGCTGCGCGCCGATAAGACAGTCACCTTTGGTGCCCATAAAAGCGGGCTGCTCGCGGCCCCGGGAGAACAATTCTGTGGCGCTGTGGAACTCATCGACATTGGAATTGCGGGCTTCCTGGGGGAGGCCGCGGTGTTCCGGCTCGAGCCTGCCGATCTGGGAACGCTGCTCCCGCAACCGGCTGCTGCGGGGCACAAATACACGCGGGGAGTGGTAGGGGTCGTGGCAGGTTCGCGGCAATACCCTGGGGCTGGGCTGCTGGCGGTTTCTGCGGCGTCGGCGTGCGGGCCAGGCATGGTGCGTTACGTGGGTGCGGCCGCCGTGGCGTCCGCCATTCATGGCCGCAATCCGGAGGTGGTCTGTTCCGAGGATTCACCTGCAGAACTGCGCGTGCAAGCGTGGCTGGTGGGGCCGGGGATTGACGGCGACAACGAACAGCGTGAAAGGGCCGTTGCAGCGATTGCCTCGGGGCTCCCCACGGTGGTTGACGCCGGAGCCCTGGAGCTAGTTACCCCGTCACAAAATAATCCGGCGGGGACTGATCTGGCACAGCAAACTCCGGCGCAGCAGACTGACAATGCGCAGTTGATTCTCACACCACACGCAGGGGAGCTGGCAGCCATGATGGCCCGTGCCGGGATCCGGCGGGACCGGGCAAGCGTCGAGGCCGAACCGCTCGCTGCGGCGCGCGCGGCCGCGGAACTATTCGGTGCTGTGGTCCTGCTAAAGGGAGCCACCACTGTGGTGGCCGCGCCAGGCGGCCGGGTGTTCACTCAGGCCAACGGTACCGCGCGGCTGGGCACTGCCGGGAGCGGTGACACCTTGGCCGGGATTCTTGTCGCCCTGTTGGCCATGGCTGCGGCTGAACAGCCGTTGGTGCCCCACGATCTTGCGCGTACTGCTGCGCTCGCAGCCGCGCTGCATGGTGAGCTGTCCAGAACTGACATGGACGCCCCGCTGAACGCCGGAGAGCTGGCGGGGCGCATCCCTCACGTTTGGGCACAATTGTGCCAAATAAGACCGCAGGGTTGA
- a CDS encoding holo-ACP synthase: MIIGIGVDVVDIERFGRQLERTPGLRERLFVPAERGLNTRSLAARFAAKESVAKALGAPAGMNWQDCWIGLDENGPTINVKGTVAAVAKSKGIKHWHLSMSHDGGISTAMVIAES; encoded by the coding sequence ATGATTATTGGCATAGGTGTGGATGTTGTTGATATTGAGCGATTTGGCCGCCAGTTGGAGCGGACGCCCGGGCTCCGTGAACGCCTGTTTGTGCCGGCCGAGCGTGGCCTGAATACTCGGTCACTGGCTGCGCGCTTCGCTGCCAAGGAGTCCGTGGCCAAGGCTCTGGGTGCTCCCGCCGGCATGAATTGGCAGGATTGCTGGATTGGTCTGGACGAAAACGGGCCCACCATCAATGTGAAGGGCACCGTTGCGGCTGTGGCGAAATCCAAAGGCATCAAGCACTGGCATCTTTCCATGAGCCACGACGGCGGGATTTCCACTGCCATGGTGATTGCCGAAAGCTGA
- a CDS encoding glycoside hydrolase family 13 protein, with translation MTASLSDSVSGSVSVSPSPWWRQAAVYQIYPRSFADSNGDGMGDLPGVTARMGYLSELGIDAIWLSPFYPSALADGGYDVDDYRNVDPRLGSLTDFDAMVAAAHAAGIRVIVDVVPNHSSNRHTWFKAALAAAPGSAERARYHFLDGLGNDGELPPSDWPSHFGGAAWTRVVEAAGPNAGSLGQWYLHLFATEQPDFNWDNPEVREDFHTTLRFWSDRGVDGFRIDVAHALVKDMSLPLRSKPDLEILVDDGSDPLFDRDAVHEVFEGWRSVLNEYDPPKAAVAEAWVPFTDRRLKYARPTELGQAFNFDLLQAPFLATEFRAIAQKCLSEAASSGASSTWVFSNHDVVRHPSRYGLPDGSTREDLEAWLLADGATPALDSARGLRRARAATLFMLGLPGSAYLYQGEELGLFEAAELPASVLQDPTWFRTLHKVKGRDGCRVPLPWSASEADFGFGGIPWLPQPEWFGEFAADAQAGVAGSTLEMYRAALKLRRELQAEESLEWLSSPESEVIHYRRPNGWEVITNFAAVPAVLPSGVDLSRVVLTSGTATEAADGAGSEQAGTIPPETTLWLAP, from the coding sequence ATGACCGCATCACTTTCTGATTCTGTTTCTGGTTCTGTTTCTGTTTCGCCGTCTCCGTGGTGGCGTCAGGCGGCCGTCTATCAGATTTACCCGCGCAGTTTTGCCGATTCCAACGGCGATGGCATGGGGGACCTGCCCGGTGTCACGGCCCGCATGGGCTACCTCTCCGAGCTGGGTATTGACGCGATCTGGCTCAGCCCGTTCTACCCCTCCGCGCTGGCCGACGGCGGGTACGACGTCGATGATTACCGCAACGTTGATCCCCGGTTGGGCTCGCTGACGGATTTCGATGCCATGGTTGCAGCCGCGCACGCAGCCGGCATCCGAGTGATTGTGGACGTGGTGCCCAATCACAGCTCCAACCGGCACACCTGGTTTAAGGCAGCTCTTGCTGCTGCACCAGGTTCCGCGGAGCGTGCCCGGTACCATTTCCTAGATGGACTAGGGAACGACGGCGAGCTGCCGCCCTCGGATTGGCCCTCCCACTTTGGTGGAGCTGCTTGGACGCGGGTGGTGGAAGCGGCCGGACCAAACGCTGGCTCGCTGGGCCAGTGGTACCTGCACCTGTTCGCCACCGAACAGCCCGATTTCAACTGGGACAATCCAGAGGTGCGGGAGGACTTCCACACCACCTTGCGTTTCTGGTCTGACCGCGGCGTGGATGGCTTCCGCATCGATGTGGCGCACGCACTCGTCAAGGACATGTCCCTGCCGCTGCGTTCCAAGCCGGACCTGGAAATCCTCGTCGATGACGGCAGCGATCCCCTCTTTGACCGCGACGCCGTGCATGAAGTCTTTGAGGGTTGGCGCTCAGTTCTCAATGAATACGATCCACCCAAGGCTGCCGTGGCCGAGGCCTGGGTACCGTTCACCGACCGTCGTTTGAAGTACGCGCGCCCCACAGAGTTGGGCCAGGCGTTCAACTTCGATCTGCTGCAGGCGCCGTTTCTTGCCACGGAATTCCGTGCCATTGCGCAGAAGTGCCTCTCGGAGGCTGCTTCCTCCGGCGCGTCGTCCACCTGGGTATTCTCCAACCACGATGTGGTTCGCCACCCATCCCGCTACGGTCTGCCCGACGGCAGCACCCGCGAAGACCTGGAAGCGTGGCTACTGGCCGACGGCGCTACCCCGGCACTCGATTCGGCGCGCGGTTTGCGCCGGGCCCGGGCCGCAACGCTATTCATGCTGGGGCTCCCGGGTTCCGCCTATCTCTACCAGGGCGAGGAACTAGGACTATTCGAAGCCGCGGAGCTACCAGCTTCGGTGTTGCAGGATCCAACCTGGTTCCGCACGCTCCATAAGGTCAAAGGCCGCGACGGTTGCCGGGTTCCGCTGCCATGGTCAGCCAGCGAAGCAGACTTCGGTTTTGGTGGCATACCGTGGCTGCCACAGCCGGAGTGGTTTGGCGAGTTCGCCGCCGACGCCCAGGCCGGGGTTGCCGGTTCAACGCTGGAAATGTACCGGGCGGCCCTGAAGCTGCGCCGCGAATTGCAGGCTGAAGAGTCGCTTGAGTGGCTCAGCTCCCCCGAGTCGGAGGTGATTCACTACCGGCGCCCCAACGGCTGGGAGGTGATTACCAACTTTGCGGCGGTGCCCGCAGTGCTGCCATCCGGCGTCGACCTGTCCAGGGTAGTCCTCACTTCCGGCACAGCAACGGAAGCAGCGGACGGCGCAGGGAGCGAACAGGCAGGAACAATCCCTCCCGAAACTACCCTCTGGCTCGCCCCCTAA
- a CDS encoding carbohydrate ABC transporter permease, which produces MTTTANKPRTTAGLQRRRPSRANKTFYWMVVPALVLFVILHTVPTVTGMFYSFTDYAGYGEWDFVGLSNYVNLFKDDRIMASYGFTFLFAITTTIVVNVGALFIAILLNSKIKYQTAFRGIFFIPNILSVLIVGYVFNYLLSNNLPLIGQALGIDWLSTSILANPDLAWLGIVGVTAWQSIAFSVIIYLAGLQTVPEELYEAAGLDGASPWRQFRSITFPMIAGYFTINMVLALKGLLQAFDQIVALTNGGPGTSTESVAMVIYRGGFQGGEYGYQMANSVVYLVVIVVLSLLQMRFLSRKESELQ; this is translated from the coding sequence ATGACCACCACGGCCAATAAGCCCCGCACTACAGCCGGGCTGCAACGCCGGCGCCCGTCCCGGGCCAACAAAACCTTCTACTGGATGGTTGTTCCGGCCCTGGTCTTGTTCGTCATCTTGCACACCGTCCCCACCGTGACGGGCATGTTCTACAGTTTCACCGACTACGCCGGCTACGGCGAATGGGATTTTGTGGGACTGTCCAACTACGTGAACCTGTTCAAAGATGACAGGATCATGGCGTCCTACGGATTCACCTTCCTCTTTGCCATCACCACCACCATCGTGGTCAATGTTGGGGCGCTCTTCATTGCCATCTTGCTGAACTCCAAGATCAAGTATCAGACGGCATTTCGCGGAATCTTCTTCATCCCCAACATCTTGTCCGTCCTGATTGTGGGCTACGTCTTCAACTACCTGCTCTCCAACAACCTGCCTCTGATCGGCCAAGCGCTGGGCATTGATTGGCTCTCCACGTCCATCCTGGCCAACCCTGATTTGGCGTGGTTGGGCATCGTGGGTGTCACGGCGTGGCAGTCCATCGCCTTCAGCGTCATTATCTATCTGGCTGGCCTGCAAACCGTCCCCGAGGAATTGTATGAGGCCGCTGGCCTGGACGGGGCGTCCCCGTGGCGCCAGTTCCGCTCCATCACGTTCCCCATGATCGCCGGCTACTTCACCATCAATATGGTTCTGGCCCTCAAGGGCCTGCTGCAGGCGTTCGATCAGATCGTGGCCCTGACCAACGGTGGCCCCGGAACCTCCACCGAATCAGTGGCCATGGTCATTTACCGCGGCGGTTTCCAAGGCGGGGAATACGGCTACCAGATGGCCAACTCCGTGGTGTATCTGGTGGTCATCGTTGTCCTGTCGCTGCTGCAAATGCGCTTCCTCTCACGCAAGGAGTCTGAGCTTCAATGA
- a CDS encoding inositol-3-phosphate synthase translates to MSNHPIRVAIVGVGNCASSLVQGVQYYHDADPTVKVPGLMHVEFGKYHVNDVQFVAAFDVDSKKVGLDLSEAIGASENNTIKLADVPNLNVPVLRGHTLDGLGKYYRETIVESDAEAVDIVATLKAAKVDVMVCYLPVGSDAAAKFYAQCAIDAGVAFVNALPVFIAGTKEWADKFTAAGVPIVGDDIKSQIGATITHRVMAKLFEDRGVILDRTYQLNVGGNMDFKNMLERDRLESKKISKTQAVTSNTSAVLSADDVHIGPSDYVAWLDDRKWAFVRLEGRNFGDAPVSLEYKLEVWDSPNSAGVIIDAIRAAKIALDRGIGGPILSASSYFMKSPPEQYNDDIAFEKVEAFIRGDA, encoded by the coding sequence GTGTCCAATCATCCTATTCGGGTCGCCATCGTCGGTGTAGGCAACTGTGCCTCATCGCTGGTTCAAGGCGTCCAGTACTACCACGATGCAGACCCGACCGTGAAGGTTCCGGGCCTGATGCATGTTGAGTTCGGCAAGTACCACGTGAACGACGTGCAGTTTGTTGCTGCATTCGACGTTGATAGCAAGAAGGTCGGCCTGGATCTCTCTGAGGCCATTGGCGCCAGCGAGAACAACACCATCAAGCTTGCAGACGTGCCGAACCTCAACGTTCCCGTGCTGCGTGGACACACCCTTGATGGTCTGGGCAAGTACTACCGCGAGACCATCGTCGAGTCCGACGCCGAAGCCGTTGACATTGTTGCAACGCTGAAAGCCGCCAAGGTTGACGTCATGGTTTGCTACCTGCCCGTTGGCTCCGACGCTGCTGCTAAGTTCTACGCACAGTGCGCCATCGACGCCGGTGTTGCCTTCGTCAACGCCCTCCCCGTCTTCATTGCCGGGACCAAGGAATGGGCCGACAAGTTCACCGCAGCCGGTGTGCCGATCGTTGGCGATGACATCAAGTCCCAGATCGGTGCAACCATCACGCACCGCGTCATGGCTAAGTTGTTCGAAGACCGCGGCGTGATCTTGGACCGCACCTACCAGCTCAACGTTGGTGGCAACATGGACTTCAAGAACATGCTCGAGCGCGATCGCCTGGAATCCAAGAAGATCTCCAAGACTCAGGCCGTCACCTCCAACACCTCAGCCGTGTTGTCCGCTGACGACGTGCACATTGGCCCGTCGGATTACGTTGCCTGGCTCGATGACCGCAAGTGGGCCTTTGTCCGCCTTGAAGGCCGTAACTTCGGTGACGCTCCGGTTTCCTTGGAATACAAGCTTGAAGTTTGGGATTCACCCAACTCGGCCGGTGTCATCATCGACGCCATCCGCGCAGCCAAGATTGCTTTGGACCGCGGCATCGGTGGACCCATCCTCTCGGCTTCCAGCTACTTCATGAAGTCCCCGCCGGAGCAGTACAACGATGACATCGCCTTTGAAAAGGTAGAAGCCTTCATCCGCGGCGACGCCTAA